One window of Quercus robur chromosome 5, dhQueRobu3.1, whole genome shotgun sequence genomic DNA carries:
- the LOC126729133 gene encoding glutaredoxin-C9-like, producing the protein MQVANKSGIRMESGIAMNTTVDSGPTHEVLNLESLYETVRKLATCNAVVVFSMSGCCMCTVAKRLLFGLGVGPTIIELDEHPAGHDIQAVLYDLCPDGQQSIPAIFIGGKFLGGIETLMACHINGSLVPLLKGAGALWL; encoded by the coding sequence ATGCAGGTGGCAAACAAGTCAGGAATCAGAATGGAGAGTGGCATAGCCATGAACACCACAGTCGACTCAGGACCAACTCATGAGGTGCTGAACCTGGAGAGCCTGTACGAGACAGTGAGGAAGCTGGCCACTTGCAATGCAGTGGTGGTGTTCAGCATGAGTGGCTGCTGCATGTGCACAGTGGCCAAGCGCCTCCTCTTCGGCCTCGGCGTAGGACCCACCATCATCGAGCTCGATGAACATCCCGCCGGCCACGACATCCAGGCCGTGCTCTATGACCTCTGCCCTGATGGTCAGCAGTCCATCCCGGCCATCTTCATCGGCGGCAAGTTCTTGGGTGGGATCGAGACCCTCATGGCTTGCCACATCAATGGCTCCCTTGTGCCTCTCCTCAAGGGTGCTGGGGCTCTCTGGCTttga